The sequence AAAACAGCGTCGAGCAGGCCGGGTTTGCGGTGCTGAAAGCGCCGGATATCCCGTCGATTCTGGTGGAGACCGCGTTTATCAGTAACGTGGAAGAGGAGCGCAAGCTCAAGACGGCTGCCTTCCAGCAGGAAGTGGCGGAGTCGATACTGGCGGGGATTAAGGCCTATTTCTCGGACGGGGCAACGCTGGCGAGACGCGGATAATCAGGATGGCCGGGTTTACGCCCGGCAAAATGACAAACTGCAGATACAAAAAAACACCCGGAAGGGTGTTTATTGTTTTCAGAAGTGTTGGTTGCGGGGGCCGGATTTGAACCGACGACCTTCGGGTTATGAGCCCGACGAGCTACCAGGCTGCTCCACCCCGCGTCCGTCATTCTACTTTGTAGAATCTTACTTCTTTAAATTTGATTGGTTGCGGGGGCCGGATTTGAACCGACGACCTTCGGGTTATGAGCCCGACGAGCTACCAGGCTGCTCCACCCCGCGTCCGTCTTTTCGCTTCGTATTTCAAACCACATCTGCGTTGGCTTTCCTCGTTCACCTCAGTCACTTACTGGAGTAAGCTCCTAAGGATTCACTGCGTCGCCGCCTTGCTGTGATTCGAACTACTTTGCGAAAACTTCTACAGTCGTAGAAGATACTTCATCAAATTTTAATTGGTTGCGGGGGCCGGATTTGAACCGACGACCTTCGGGTTATGAGCCCGACGAGCTACCAGGCTGCTCCACCCCGCGTCCGTGGAAGCGCACTATACTCTGCTGACTTTTTGTTGCAACCCTTTTTCGTAAAAATCACCAAATTAGGTGTTGTTTGTACGCTCCGCCGACAGTTCGACTGTTTTTTGCGCAAAATTTGCGTGAGGGGAGGTAATCGCATTTCAATACCCTTGCCGGTTTGTTATCTTCATTGCGCAGAATCGGGCAACTTAAAGACGAGATATAATGAAAGGACGTTGGGCGAAGTATCTGATGACGGGCGCGATGGTAGCTATTCTGGCTGCCTGCTCCTCCAAACCGACCGATCGCGGTCAGCAATATAAAGACGGGAAACTGACCCAGCCTTTCTCTTTAGTGAATCAACCTGACGCCGTGGGCGCGCCCATCAATGGTGGCGACTTCGCCGAACAGGTGAGCCAGATCCGTACCGCATCGCCGCGGCTGTATGGCTCGCAGAACAGCGTCTACAACGCCGTGCAGGACTGGTTACGCGCCGGGGGCGATACCCGCACCATGCGCCAGTTCGGCATCGACGCCTGGCAGATGGAAGGCACCGACAACTACGGTAACGTCCAGTTTACCGGCTACTACACCCCGGTGGTGCAGGCGCGCCATACCGCACAGGGTGAGTTCAAATACCCAATCTACCGCATGCCGCCAAAACGTGGCCGCCTGCCGTCCCGCGCTGAGATCTACGCCGGTGCGCTGAGCGACAGCTACATCCTGGCCTACAGCAACTCGCTGATGGATAACTTCATCATGGACGTGCAGGGCAGCGGTTATATCGATTTTGGCGACGGCAGCCCGCTTAACTTCTTCAGCTACTCCGGCAAGAACGGCCATGCTTATCGCAGCATCGGTAAGGTGCTGATCGATCGCGGGGAAGTGAAGCGCGAAGATATGTCGATGCAGGCGATCCGCGAGTGGGGCGAGAAGCACAGCGAATATGAAGTGCGTGAACTGCTCGAGCAGAACCCGTCCTTTGTCTTCTTTAAGCCGC comes from Leclercia sp. AS011 and encodes:
- the mltA gene encoding murein transglycosylase A, whose protein sequence is MKGRWAKYLMTGAMVAILAACSSKPTDRGQQYKDGKLTQPFSLVNQPDAVGAPINGGDFAEQVSQIRTASPRLYGSQNSVYNAVQDWLRAGGDTRTMRQFGIDAWQMEGTDNYGNVQFTGYYTPVVQARHTAQGEFKYPIYRMPPKRGRLPSRAEIYAGALSDSYILAYSNSLMDNFIMDVQGSGYIDFGDGSPLNFFSYSGKNGHAYRSIGKVLIDRGEVKREDMSMQAIREWGEKHSEYEVRELLEQNPSFVFFKPQNFAPVKGASAVPLIGRASVASDKTVIPPGTTLLAEVPTLDQNGKFSGQYELRLMVALDVGGAIKGQHFDIYQGIGPDAGHRAGWYNHYGRVWVLKTAAGAGNVFSG